From Anopheles darlingi chromosome 2, idAnoDarlMG_H_01, whole genome shotgun sequence, the proteins below share one genomic window:
- the LOC125948061 gene encoding myosin heavy chain, muscle isoform X7 translates to MPKPVVQVGEDPDPTPFLFISLEQKRIDQSKPYDAKKACWVPDEKEGYLLGEIKATKGDLVTVGLPGGETKDYKKDLVSQVNPPKYEKCEDMSNLTYLNDASVLHNLRQRYYAKLIYTYSGLFCVVINPYKRYPLYTNRCAKMYRGKRRNEVPPHLFAVSDGAYVNMLTNHENQSMLITGESGAGKTENTKKVIAYFATIGASGKKDENAEKKGSLEDQVVQTNPVLEAFGNAKTVRNDNSSRFGKFIRIHFTGSGKLAGADIETYLLEKARVISQQSLERSYHIFYQLMSGSVKGLKEICLLSNNINDYNIVSQGKTTIPSVDDGEEMQITDEAFNVLGFTQEEKDNIYKITSAVMHMGRMQFKQKGREEQAEADGTEDGDRVAKLLGVVTDDLYKNLLKPRIKVGNEFVTKGQNKDQVTNSVGALCKGIFDRVFKWLVKKCNETLDTKQKRAQFIGVLDIAGFEIFDYNGFEQLCINFTNEKLQQFFNHHMFVLEQEEYKKEGINWAFIDFGMDLLACIDLIEKPMGILSILEEESMFPKATDQTFAEKLMTNHLGKSAPFQKPRPPKPGCQAGHFAIGHYAGCVSYNITGWLEKNKDPLNDTVVDQFKKGTNALVVEIFADHPGQSADPAASKGGRGKKGAGFATVSSSYKEQLNNLMTTLKSTQPHFVRCIIPNEMKTAGVVDAHLVMHQLTCNGVLEGIRICRKGFPNRMMYPDFKLRYKILCPHLIKEPCSPEKVAQIVLAHIQLPEEQFRMGKTKVFFRAGVLGQMEEFRDERLSKIMSWMQAWCRGYLSRKEFKKMQEQRVSLEIVQRNLRKYLKLRTWAWWKLWQKVKPLLNVSRVEDQIAKLEEKATKAQEAFEKEEKMRKELEALNSKLLAEKTALLDSLSGEKGALQEYQEKAAKLTAQKNDLENQLRDTQERLAQEEDARNQLFQTKKKLEQEIGGQKKDAEDLELQIQKIEQDKASKDHQIRNLNDEIAHQDELINKLNKEKKMQGEVNQKTAEELQAAEDKVNHLNKVKAKLEQTLDELEDSLEREKKLRGDVEKAKRKVEGDLKLTQEAVADLERNKKELEQTVLRKDKEISALSAKLEDEQSLVGKLQKQIKELQARIEELEEEVEAERQARAKAEKQRADLARELEELGERLEEAGGATSAQIELNKKREAELAKLRRDLEEANIQHEGTLANLRKKHNDAVAEMAEQVDQLNKLKTKAEHDRANMYNELNNTRTACDQLSREKAAQEKIAKQLQHTLNEVQSKLDETNRTLNDFDASKKKLSIENSDLLRQLEDAESQVSQLSKIKISLTQQLEDTKRLADEEARERATLLGKFRNLEHDLDNLREQVEEEAEGKGDIQRQLSKANAEAQLWRSKYESEGVARAEELEEAKRKLQARLAEAEETIESLNQKCIALEKTKQRLATEVEDLQLEVDRASSIANAAEKKQKAFDKIIGEWKLKVDDLAAELDASQKECRNYSTELFRLKGAYEEGQEQLEAVRRENKNLADEVKDLLDQIGEGGRNIHEIEKSRKRLEAEKDELQAALEEAEAALEQEENKVLRAQLELSQVRQEIDRRIQEKEEEFENTRKNHQRALDSMQASLEAEAKGKAEALRMKKKLEADINELEIALDHANKANAEAQKNIKRYQQQLKDVQSALEEEQRARDDAREQLGISERRANALQNELEESRTLLEQADRGRRQAEQELSDAHEQLNEVSAQNASIAAAKRKLESELQTLHSDLDELLNEAKNSEEKAKKAMVDAARLADELRAEQDHAQTQEKLRKALEQQIKELQVRLDEAESNALKGGKKAIQKLEQRVRELESELDSEQRRHADAQKNLRKSERRIKELTFQSEEDRKNHERMQDLVDKLQQKIKTYKRQIEEAEEIAALNLAKFRKAQQELEEAEERADIAEQAATKFRTKGGRAGSVQRGASPAPQRQPSAIPALAGLNFPTFDDHGF, encoded by the exons ATGCCGAAGCCAGTAGTTCAGGTCGGAGAGGATCCGGACCCAACCCCGttccttttcatttcgctcGAACAGAAGCGTATCGATCAGAGCAAGCCGTACGATGCCAAGAAGGCTTGCTGGGTTCCGGACGAGAAGGAGGGCTACCTGTTGGGTGAAATCAAGGCCACCAAGGGTGACTTGGTTACCGTTGGCCTGCCTGGTGGCGAG ACCAAGGACTACAAGAAGGACTTGGTGTCCCAGGTCAACCCACCGAAATACGAGAAATGCGAGGATATGTCCAACTTGACGTATCTTAACGATGCCTCTGTGCTCCATAACTTGAGACAGAGATACTACGCTAAGCTTATCTAC ACCTACTCGGGCTTGTTCTGCGTTGTCATCAACCCGTACAAGCGTTACCCGCTGTATACCAACCGTTGCGCCAAGATGTACCGTGGCAAGCGCCGTAATGAAGTGCCGCCCCATCTGTTCGCCGTGTCTGACGGTGCCTACGTCAACATGTTGACCAACCATGAGAACCAGTCTATGCTGATTACCGGTGAATCTGGTGCCGGAAAGACTGAGAACACCAAGAAGGTCATTGCGTACTTCGCCACCATTGGCGCGTCGGGCAAGAAGGACGAGAACGCTGAGAAGAAGGGCTCCCTGGAAGATCAGGTCGTCCAGACTAACCCCGTACTTGAGGCCTTCGGTAACGCCAAGACCGTCCGTAACGATAACTCGTCTCGTTTC GGTAAGTTCATCCGTATCCACTTCACCGGAAGCGGTAAGCTGGCTGGTGCCGATATTGAGACCTACCTGCTGGAGAAGGCTCGTGTCATCTCGCAGCAGTCGCTGGAGCGCTCGTACCACATCTTCTACCAGCTCATGTCTGGCTCCGTCAAGGGATTGAAAG AAATTTGTCTGCTCTCCAACAACATCAATGACTACAATATCGTCTCGCAAGGCAAAACGACAATCCCGAGTGTAGATGATGGAGAAGAAATGCAGATCACCGAT GAAGCCTTCAACGTTCTGGGTTTCActcaggaggagaaggacaacATCTACAAGATCACTTCCGCTGTCATGCACATGGGTCGCATGCAGTTCAAGCAGAAGGGTCGCGAAGAGCAGGCTGAAGCCGACGGTACCGAGGATGGTGACCGTGTGGCCAAGCTGCTCGGTGTGGTCACTGACGATCTGTACAAGAATCTGCTGAAGCCACGTATTAAGGTCGGTAACGAGTTCGTCACCAAGGGTCAGAACAAGGACCAGGTCACCAACTCGGTCGGTGCCCTCTGCAAGGGTATCTTCGATCGTGTCTTCAAATGGCTGGTCAAGAAGTGTAACGAGACTCTGGACACCAAGCAGAAGCGTGCTCAGTTCATTGGTGTGCTGGATATTGCTGGTTTCGAAATCTTCGAC TACAACGGTTTCGAGCAGCTGTGTATTAACTTCACCAACGAGAAGCTGCAGCAGTTCTTCAACCACCACATGTTCGTCCTGGAGCAGGAGGAATACAAGAAAGAAGGTATCAACTGGGCCTTCATCGATTTCGGTATGGACTTGCTGGCCTGTATCGATCTGATTGAAAAG CCCATGGGTATCCTGTCGATTCTTGAGGAAGAGTCTATGTTCCCGAAGGCCACCGATCAGACCTTTGCTGAGAAGCTGATGACCAACCATCTGGGCAAGTCGGCTCCGTTCCAGAAGCCGCGCCCGCCGAAGCCAGGTTGCCAGGCCGGTCACTTCGCCATCGGTCACTACGCCGGTTGTGTGTCGTACAACATCACCGGATGGCTTGAGAAGAACAAGGATCCGCTGAACGACACTGTCGTCGATCAGTTCAAGAAGGGTACCAACGCCCTGGTCGTGGAGATCTTCGCTGATCACCCAGGCCAGTCGGCTGATCCAGCTGCCTCCAAGGGCGGTCGTGGCAAGAAGGGTGCCGGTTTCGCCACTGTCTCGTCCTCGTACAAGGAACAGCTGAACAACCTGATGACCACGCTGAAGTCTACTCAGCCTCACTTCGTCCGTTGTATCATTCCCAACGAAATGAAGACGGCCGGTGTCGTTGATGCTCACTTGGTCATGCACCAGCTGACTTGTAACGGTGTGCTTGAAGGTATCCGTATTTGCCGTAAGGGATTCCCCAACCGCATGATGTACCCTGACTTCAAGCTGCG ATACAAAATACTGTGCCCACACCTCATCAAAGAGCCATGCTCACCGGAAAAGGTAGCACAGATCGTGCTCGCCCACATACAGCTGCCGGAAGAGCAGTTCCGCATGGGCAAGACCAAG GTCTTCTTCCGTGCCGGTGTCCTGGGTCAGATGGAGGAGTTCCGTGATGAGCGCCTCAGCAAGATCATGTCCTGGATGCAGGCCTGGTGCCGTGGTTACCTGTCGCGTAAGGAGTTCAAGAAGATGCAGGAACAGCGCGTCTCCCTGGAGATCGTCCAGCGCAATCTGCGCAAGTACCTGAAGCTGCGTACCTGGGCCTGGTGGAAGCTGTGGCAGAAGGTCAAGCCGCTGCTTAACGTTTCCCGCGTTGAGGACCAGATCGCC AAACTGGAAGAGAAGGCCACCAAGGCACAGGAGGCcttcgagaaggaggagaagatgcGCAAGGAGCTCGAGGCTCTGAACAGCAAGCTGCTGGCTGAGAAGACCGCTCTCTTGGACTCGCTGTCCGGCGAGAAGGGTGCCCTCCAGGAATACCAGGAGAAGGCCGCCAAGCTGACCGCCCAGAAGAACGACCTGGAGAACCAGCTGCGC GACACCCAGGAGCGCCTGGCCCAAGAAGAGGATGCCCGCAACCAGCTCTTCCAGACTAAGAAGAAGCTGGAGCAGGAAATCGGAGGCCAGAAGAAGGATGCCGAGGATCTGGAGCTGCAGATCCAGAAGATCGAGCAGGACAAGGCCTCGAAGGATCACCAGATCCGCAACCTGAACGACGAGATCGCCCACCAGGATGAGCTGATCAACAAGTTgaacaaggagaagaagatgcagGGTGAGGTCAACCAGAAGACCGCCGAGGAGCTGCAGGCCGCCGAAGACAAGGTGAACCACCTGAACAAGGTGAAGGCCAAGCTGGAGCAGACTCTGGATGAGCTGGAGGATTCGCTCGAGCGCGAGAAGAAGCTGCGCGGTGATGTTGAGAAGGCGAAGCGCAAGGTTGAGGGTGACCTGAAGCTGACCCAGGAGGCCGTCGCCGATCTGGAGCGCAACAAGAAGGAGCTCGAGCAGACCGTCCTGCGCAAGGACAAGGAGATCTCGGCCCTGTCCGCCAAGCTGGAGGACGAGCAGTCGTTGGTCGGCAAGCTGCAGAAGCAGATCAAGGAGCTGCAGGCTCGCATtgaggagctggaggaggaggtcgagGCCGAGCGTCAGGCTCGCGCCAAGGCTGAGAAGCAGCGCGCTGATCTGGCCCGTGAGCTCGAGGAGCTGGGCGAGCGTCTGGAGGAGGCTGGCGGTGCCACCTCGGCCCAGATTGAGCTGAACAAGAAGCGTGAGGCTGAGCTGGCCAAGCTGCGCCGCGATCTGGAGGAGGCCAACATCCAGCATGAGGGCACTCTGGCTAACCTGCGCAAGAAGCACAACGATGCCGTCGCCGAGATGGCCGAGCAGGTCGATCAGCTGAACAAACTGAAGACCAA GGCTGAACACGATCGCGCTAACATGTACAATGAGCTGAACAACACTCGTACTGCCTGCGATCAGCTGTCCCGCGAAAAG GCCGCCCAGGAAAAGATCGccaagcagctgcagcatacTCTGAACGAAGTACAAAGCAAGTTGGACGAAACCAACCGCACGCTGAACGATTTCGATGCCTCCAAGAAGAAGCTGTCGATCGAGAACTCCGATCTGCTGCGCCAGCTGGAGGATGCCGAATCGCAGGTGTCGCAGCTGAGCAAGATCAAGATCTCGCTGACTCAGCAGCTGGAGGATACCAAGCGTCTGGCCGACGAGGAGGCCCGCGAGCGCGCCACGCTGCTGGGCAAGTTCCGCAACCTGGAGCACGACCTGGACAACCTGCGCGAGCAGGTTGAGGAGGAGGCCGAGGGCAAGGGTGACATTCAGCGCCAGCTCAGCAAGGCCAACGCCGAGGCCCAGCTGTGGCGCAGCAAGTACGAGTCGGAGGGCGTCGCCCGTGccgaggagctggaggaggcCAAGCGCAAGCTGCAGGCCCGtctggccgaggccgaggagaCGATCGAGTCGCTGAACCAGAAGTGCATCGCTCTGGAGAAGACGAAGCAGCGCCTGGCCACCGAGGTCGAGGATCTGCAGCTCGAGGTTGACCGTGCCTCGTCGATCGCCAACGCTgccgagaagaagcagaaggccTTCGACAAGATCATTGGCGAGTGGAAGCTGAAGGTCGATGATCTGGCCGCCGAGCTGGACGCTTCGCAGAAGGAGTGCCGCAACTACTCGACTGAGCTGTTCCGTCTGAAGGGTGCCTACGAGGAGGGCCAGGAGCAGCTGGAGGCTGTGCGCCGTGAGAACAAGAACCTGGCCGATGAGGTCAAGGATCTGCTGGACCAGATCGGTGAGGGTGGCCGCAACATTCACGAGATCGAGAAGTCGCGTAAGCGCCTGGAGGCCGAGAAGGACGAGCTGCAGGCTGCCCTGGAGGAGGCTGAGGCCGCtctggagcaggaggagaacaaGGTGCTGCGCGCACAGCTGGAGCTGTCGCAGGTGCGCCAGGAGATTGACCGCCGCAtccaggagaaggaagaggagttCGAGAACACCCGCAAGAACCACCAGCGCGCCCTGGACTCGATGCAGGCCTCGCTGGAAGCCGAAGCCAAGGGTAAGGCCGAGGCTCTGCgcatgaagaagaagctggaagCCGACATCAACGAGCTGGAAATCGCGCTGGACCATGCCAACAAG GCCAACGCTGAGGCCCAGAAGAACATCAAgcgctaccagcagcagctgaaggatGTCCAGAGCGCtctggaggaggagcagcgcGCCCGCGACGATGCCCGCGAACAGCTGGGTATCTCGGAGCGTCGTGCCAACGCCCTGCAGAACGAGCTGGAGGAGTCGCGCACCCTGCTGGAACAGGCCGACCGTGGCCGTCGCCAGGCCGAACAGGAGCTCAGCGATGCTCACGAGCAGCTGAACGAGGTGTCCGCCCAGAACGCGTCGATCGCCGCCGCCAAGAGGAAGCTCGAGTCTGAGCTGCAGACCCTGCACTCCGACCTGGATGAGCTGCTGAACGAGGCCAAGAACTCCGAGGAGAAGGCCAAGAAGGCCATGGTTGATGCCGCCCGCCTGGCCGATGAGCTGCGCGCCGAGCAGGACCATGCCCAGACCCAGGAGAAGCTGCGCAAGGCCCTGGAGCAGCAGATCAAGGAACTGCAGGTCCGCCTGGACGAGGCCGAATCGAACGCCCTCAAGGGAGGCAAGAAGGCCATCCAGAAGCTGGAACAGCGCGTCCGCGAGCTGGAGTCGGAGCTGGACAGCGAACAGAGACGACATGCCGATGCCCAGAAGAACCTGCGCAAGTCGGAGCGCCGCATCAAGGAGCTGACCTTCCAGTCGGAGGAGGACCGCAAGAACCACGAGCGCATGCAGGATCTGGTTGACAAGCTGCAGCAGAAGATCAAGACTTACAAGAGGCAGATCGAGGAGGCCGAGGAGATCGCCGCCCTCAACCTGGCCAAGTTCCGCAAGGCCCagcaggagctggaggaggcCGAGGAGCGCGCCGATATTGCCGAGCAAGCTGCCACCAAATTCCGTACCAAGGGAGGACGTGCCGGTTCCGTACAGCGTGGTGCTAGCCCAGCA CCCCAGAGACAGCCGTCTGCCATTCCTGCTCTTGCAGGACTGAACTTCCCCACATTCGACGATCACGGTTTCTAA